A window of Fusarium falciforme chromosome 1, complete sequence genomic DNA:
CCGAGGGCTGAGATCTCTGAGTCGGCGTGGCCATGTCGGGTCTCGATAGCCTCAGAGCTACCGGGCTCATAGTACTTGAAAGTGAAGCCGGGCttgccatcaaggccgacgacATTTTCGGCAATGGCAGGGAGAGTGCGGAATGTGTGAGCGCCTGTGAACATTAGTACTTCAAGCTTCAATCCTCGAACTCTCAAGTAACTTACCCTTGGCGTATGAGAACTCGACGCTGTCACCGAGAGCCTCATGCAGAGCATCCCAAGGTGTAACCTTGTAGTGAGCGCTAACAGAAGCGCTGCCACCTCCGTGGGCCAGACCAATCTTGGCGTGTCCAAGCAAGGcaatcttcttgcccttgacccTCTCCTTAGACAGGGGCAGGATCTGGTCCTCGTTCTTGAGGAGAACGATACCCTTGGAGCCTGCCTCCCGGATCAGGGCCTGGTGCTCGggcttgttgatggccttcTCGTCGGGGATGGTGGGGTCCTTGAAGCACCCCAGGCGCTCGAGGAATCTGAGAACGTTTGTGGCTCGCTCGTCAATAGTTTTCTCGGAtgtcttgccctccttgatgGCGGCGATGACGTCCTCGGGCTTCCTCCATCGGGTAGGACCAGGCATCTCAAGATCCAGACCAGCCTCAAGAGAGTCGGGGGTCGAGTTGGTGCCACCCCAGTCGCTCATGACGAGACCGTTCCATCCCCAATCACCTCGGAGCACCTTCTTCAATGTGAAAGGGTGACAGTCGGCGTGGTGTCCGTTGACCTTGTTGTAAGCGGTCATAACAGCCCATGGGTTAGCCTCCTTGACCGCGATCTCGAAAGGCCTGAGGTAGAGCTCGCGCAGAGCTCGCTCGCTAACAGTCTCGTCCACGGTCAATCGGTCAGTCTCCTGCTCGTTGACGGCGAAATGCTTGATGGTGGCAGAGACACCCTTGTCCTGAAGTCCCTCGACAACTCGGGCAGCCATCTTGCCAGTAAGGAGAGGGTCCTCGGAGAAAGACTCGAAGTTACGGCCACCAAGAGGGTGACGGTGCAGACACATGGTAGGAGCAAGGAGACATCGAGCACCCTTGGACTGGGTCTCCTCGGCCAGGGCAGAGCCGATTCTCTTTGCCAACTTCACATCGAAGGTAGAGGCCATGAGACAGGCGGCAGGGAAGCAGGCAGCGGTGGTGCCTCCGGCGAAGgaagctcctcgagcgcCGTTGGGTCCATCTGAAACCTTGACATTGGGAACGCCCTTGGATGGAACGGGAACAGTCTCCCAGAGGTTCTTGCCAGCAAGAAGGGACACCTATAGAAAACATTAGTTCCCAACTCAGGTCAGATAGTAAAGAAAGGGTAACAgaccttctcctcaagaGTGAGGGTAGCGAGGATCGCCGGGACGTCAACGGAGGCCATATTGAACTATACAATGAGATCCTGAAGCTTGAAGAACAAAGAAACAAAAGTCCGCCATCTTGGGGGAAGGAGGGCTCTTTAAGTGCCCAtcctctcaacaccaagcgcAGCTTCCCCAGCCATAGCTCAGTCAACACGATCAACTCGTCCGCAATTCACCCGAAGTTGGCCTCATGTGGCCACGCAGTACCCGCATTTCTGCGGATCGTGGGAGGAAGCATGATACATGGCTTTTGGTGTGCAACACTGCAACGGATCATGTACCACTAGGGAAGCCTGCCGACCCGGGCTGGGGCGCCTACGATGCATGGGGCCGTGGTGTTGGGCTATTAGAGCGCGGATATTTTGTTCAGCCGACGTTCTTCCTTGGCTGAGGCAAGAGTAGCCCGAGCTAGTGATACCGGTCCGGGGCTTTTCCGGGGTTCACACGTAGCTTGCCCGTTGACAGGTGTTTAGCCGACAAGCAACCCCTCGCCAAGCCCGACCGCTCTTGTCATGATCCTCCACACGGAGTCACATTCGTTTCCGGGGCCGACGCGTCGGTTGGTTTAGCCGGCAAGTGTGGAAGACCCAGAGAGCTAAACTGGGACAATTGAGGGGATGCCTGTTCCTTGATTCGAGGTTCACGTGCTCGAAGCTTTATGGAACCATCTTGGTGGAGGCCTTCAGGGACCCCTGATGGATCGCCATGACAGCTGCAGTGCCTGAGCACTAGAGGAATAGCGTCATCACCTGCGCAAGCCCATTGCCATGAGGAGCTCAGAATTGGACAAAACTTCATGATATTTAGATAGAAGGGCCACCCAACATCCAGCCTATTGAACCGTTATTGTTAGCCCGTCAAGGTTCTCTGGCGCAGCCCCTTGCAAACATGCCCGTTCCGGCATCTGCCGAGGATTATGCGCCCCGTGGAGCTCTCAAACAAACTCCAAACATGCGCGTCCGAGCAGTGACGCAACAAAACTTGCACACCACGGACGGATACGTATCGGCTCCATGTAATCGTGTCCTCTGCGCCATGAGATCGCCCAAAACATTGAACACATAGAGGGAAAACCTGGCAGTCTAGGTCGAAATATGAGCGCCCATTCGGAGGCGCCCCGAGGTACGGTTATGATTCCCCTAGAATTGGTTCTGGTTCCCCCTTTACTGACTGGCGTCCGCCTGTCTTAGGAGAGTCATGGGCTTCAATCCCCACGGACATGATCCTCGCGGAGCTCAGGCGACGCaaggaggatggcgagaagCCCGAGTGCGGTTCGAGGACTAAGGGTTCCTATGATACGTCGGCGCATGTGTTTGCACTGATCCTTATCCTGGCACTCAGTACGCTGGGTAGGTCGAGTTCATGATCGACGACCATGACAACTTGCTGACACTAGGAAGCATGCGGGTTCCCTCTACTATCGCGACGAACGATGCGCGGCCGTCGACAAAAATCCGTCATCTTTTACTGTCAGCACATTGGAACTGGTGTTCTGCTCGCAACCGCCTTTGTCCACCTCCTCCCGACCGCCTTCGAATCCATGACCGATCCATGCCTCCCCTACTTCTTTAGTAAAGGGTATACACCACTACCGGGCCTTGTGGCCATGGTTTccgccatcatcgtcgtcggtgtcGAGTCGTATCTCACTGCCCGAGGAGCTGGCCACTCCCATTCTCATAATCATAACTACTTTGACTCGGACGACGAACCCGAGAGCGAGCTGCCCATGGTTGATACAGCTGGATTATCCGAGAGGAGGACGGGTCCTAGACCTCCGGATATTCACCTCGAGGATATGGAGACTCAGGGGCTGGTTGCTGGCGTATCGCCCTTACCAGACTCGACTCCCGTTGGCGAGGAGTCGAGAAAGCTTACAGACGACTTTAACGACGGTGATTCGGATCTGGAGCTGGAAATGGATGAACTTGCCGGTTCATCAAGCAATGCGAGGCAGCGGAATGGGCGATATGCATCACTCAAGCCGAGTAATGCGGACGTCGAACCTCTGACCCCCATGACTCCGATGACGCCAATGTCACCCGGACCGCAGTCTCCCGAGGAACAGCAGCGAAAAATGTTGCAGTGTCTTTTACTCGAGGCTGGAATCCTGTTTCACAGTGTTTTTATTGGCATGGCCATCTCCGTGGCTACTGGGCCGGCCTTTGTCGTCTTTTTAGTTGCTATCAGCTTCCACCAGACGTTTGAGggtcttgcccttggcagCCGTATCGCGGCAATTCAGTTCCCTCGAAAATCCATCCGGCCATGGCTGATGGTGCTGGCATACGGCACTACGACGCCCATTGGACAGGCTATCGGGCTCATCGTGCATCGCATGTATGACCCCAAGAGCGCGGGAGGTCTTCTCGTGGTCGGATTCATGAATGCGATCTCATCAGGACTCTTGCTGTATGCTGGCCTGGTCCAGCTGCTGGCAGAAGACTTTTTGTCAGAAAAGAGCTACAAGAttctcaagggcaagaagcgaCTTCACGCCTATCTCTCGGTGTGCGCCGGTGCCATATTGATGGCTCTAGTGGGTGCATTTGCCTGAGCTGTTGGTGAATCTGGAAAAATACCTGGCTGTATATAGAATGGATATTCCGTGTACATAATCATCGGTGTTGGATGGCGTTGCTCTGGGGAAAAAAGCCTGAGACAGGATTGGGAAATACCTAGACAGGTGTAAGACTGGTGGGGAGGTGCTTAGAATCTGGACGATTTCTCTTTGTTTCGTTCAAATATCTTAATCTTCAATGTTTATATTCTTGAAACTACTCTGCTGTTCTTCTTGATAGATATCCGTACTCTCATGAACTACCCCGGCCGGCCCCACGTCCGAAGTCCGAGACTCGTCGGCCCCGGGCTTCAAGTTGGCCCGGCTCGGGGTCCCTCCCTGCTCCAGAATGTCTCGGCCACGGCCAATCATCAGCTCCCCTTTAATCagctcttctccttgtcccaCACACCCACACCAGCTCCTGGAGCTTGCACCATAACTTATTAGCATAGCATGACGAGCTATCGAACCACTTGAAGAGTGAGACCAGATCAGCCACGGAACCAGACCAGAAGCTGATCCTTGTGACTTTGGACGAACCATTTCCTCGCCAATCTGTTTGCGTGCCCCTCGTGCTTTTCCctcccttctttctttttcccctTCTATATCTAGCCATGCCCGGTCAGCGtatcctcctctttctcgCTGCACAAGTGCTCTTTGCAGGCATAGCTATATTCCTCAGTAATTCGCCGTACACCAGGATGTCTACCGCGCCGACCAAGAAATGGGCTGATGGGCCCATGAAGCTCGTTGTGACGCCGCAGtacgagaccaagaaggtcaGCAGCTGATACCCACGACCCATCCCCATTGCTCATGTAGCTGACTTTTATGAACTGCAGACGGATCTCTTTACGACAGGCGCCACTCACATGGCTCTTCTCCACAATGCCGTCATCCGTGGCTTCAACTCCATCTACCTCCAAGCCCCTCATGTCAAGGATGCCGACAAGGCCGACTTTATCGGATACTCTCAGACCTGGTTCCGTTTTGTCAAGTCCCatcatgacgatgaggaggagaatcTGTTCCCCAAGGTGAAGGACCTGCTTGGGGATGAAGCTGTGTGGACTGAGACGCACGAGGAGCACGGTATAGCCATTTGATCCACCATTGACACTCTCCCACTAACACATGCCCTCCCAGAGTCGTTCCTTGCTCCCCTCGCCGAGTTCAATACCTATCTCACCGACCTTTCCTCCCACCCCGTCGACCTCGACTCCGCCGAAGTGATCCGCCTCATGGACGCCTTCAAGGTCAACTTCGAGCACCACTTCCACAGCGAAATCTCCACAATCGCCGCCCTATCCAGCCATCCCAAGGCCCCCAACGACGACACCCCCGAGGGCCAGGCTGCCAGCCTGACCTTCAAGACGTGGGGCAAGAAGACGGTCACCAAGGCCGGCATGCTCGATGTGGTGCCCTTCTTCctgctcaacctcgaccgCACCGCTGAGGAGGGCTTGTGGGCGAACTGGCCCCCGATGCCTGCGCCTGTGACATGGGGTCTGACCAACATTGCCGGCTCGTGGTATGGTACCTGGTGGAAGTTTGCGAGCTGTGACTCGCAGGGCAAGCCTCAGGAGCTCTACGCACTGAGGGGGTTGCCtgccgaggctgagaaggataGTGCTTGAGTTTGAGTAGCGTCTAGCATGTATTTTATTCACGGCGTTGATGGGATAGTTGGTCACTGGGAATTATACCTGACAGTCTTCCATGGCTGTCTATATCAAGACAAGCAACATCTGCCTATGTTTCAATGACACCATTGTGCCCCCCAAAAATTATGCTCTTTGCTACTGTGACTGGCATTCTCTTTGACTGACAAGGGAAGCGTGCTCATTACCAACAGTGACTGTACTTTAATATTCGCAACAGAGAACTTATACAAAGAAATTGAGAGACACCTGGCCACTGCAAGATATTTTTGGCGATCACCAGAAGGAATAGTCCTCATTAACTAGTGCATGGTTTATCCGTAAAAGAGGTAAAAGACGTAGTCGTTTGTCTAGATGCTCACGAGACAGGCCCAAAACGCAAAAGCGTTTGAAAGGAACAAAGATAGGGTTCAATGCCGCCCATATAATTCACACGGCTTGAAAACTGCAGAACCCTAATGGAAGCCTTTGGGGAAGTCTCAGTGACTGACAATTCTGGATATTAAAACTCGTTCGTAGCAGGCACTGGCAGCGGTCGTTTGATCTCCTTTTCTCTACAACACACCCCAATCCAACTTGCATATCGTCAAACCCCAGAAAATATCACGGCTACGCACTTGCAAGAGATCTCGACCAGGAAGCAGCATCTATCGAGTCTTTTACCATGGGCTGCATGCTCTCTCATCCGCTAGGGCGCCATGACAAGGATTCGGATGCTTGCTCAGCTTGCTCGAGCTGTTGCTGTTCGAGCggttcttcatcctcttgcTCGCCCTGTTACTGCGATGATCATCCTGTTCCCTTTGGTACTAACCATCGACATGAAGAAAATCACCGTCGACAAAGCCATTCTTCTCCCTTGTCCATTGCTGATGGAAGACACCTTGGGAACAGATGGCGGCACCAACCAACGTAAGTTCTTGCTTCACCATCGTTGCCCACACTTAACCCAATGGGCTAGATGTCTATTAGGGTGTCTGAACAATAGTTTTATTCGTCCTAGTATTTACTAACGTTCAAGTTCTAGCCGGACACCTGAGCAACAAGCTCTCAGAGCAGTGAGTTCCACGACCGACCTTGCTACACTCGATCCACGAATAGGAAGCTGACAATTTTCAAGGGACATGATTCTCGATACGCTATCGTTGAAATCCCGTCGATGCAGATTCTCGCGCCCATCGCTGAAGTAGACCGAAGCAGTCGGAATGGCCCAGTCTTGTCACAGAGACATGGTTCACTGAACCGAGCCAACGGACCGAGAATGATACAACAACCGAGACGAAGACCAGAGCCTCCGTGTATATGCCCCGGACGAGACGAGAGGGATGCCCTCTCTCCTTCTGTACCTCCGCCATATACCCCCTGAGGTGATTAGGACATGGAACTCGATCAGGTGGCCAGAAAGAGGAACATGGGGTGGCTTACGTATGATAAAGGGACACAATGAATTCTTCGCACAATCACGTTTGAAAGCCACTGCTTCCCAGATCGTGACAAGGCCCAAGAAAGATTCATTCTTGGAAGTTCAGCTGCTGAGCTAATGTGTCGGCATCAACGTATGGAAGAATGATTTGCTGTCCGGTCCATATCCTCTCCATTATAAAAGGCCCCCATTCCAACCTGTCTTGTACCATTACCGGACCACCAAGCACCTGAACACAACTTTTTCGAACTATCCGACTGGGAGAGGGAGCCAGAAAGACTACCAACATGGGCTGCTGCTTCAGCATGTCTGAGCCCATGCCCGAGcgcaagaggaagaagaagaagaaacgcTCCAGTCGCCGTCGCTCCAGTGGGCATCCTGGTGAAAGTGGACAACAGCAACGGGACCACAATGCCAGTAGGCGCCACTCGGGACAGCGAAGGCGTCATTCCGGGGTCCCGCAATATATAGACACGTCGTATGGGGCTCCTAGGTGGTGGGCAGAGAGCCAATGGACGGTACAATAGTGGCAGTGGGGCGAGTTTTCGTATTCGGAGAGTAATAGAGGTCTAAACTCCTGTCTTTTCATGTTTCGTTAGCAAGTGATCTTGCGATGGATGTGGCCGTTCAAGGGTGAACTGAGACCAAGAGTGGAGATTTCCCCAGCCCTAGTCCGCGTCATGGATAGTTAGGAAGTCCGAGGTCCGAGGTTGACTcacttatatatatcttgtTGGTTCCccgtctccatcttcaaAGTCTGATATCTAACCAAGTAACAACGAACGCCACAATGTCTCCTAACCGTCACGCCCTTATTCTCGGAGGTAATGGAAAGATTGGAAGACTTGTCACGGACATTCTTCTAAAGAAGTCTTGGACTGTGACGAGTCTTATCCGTGCTGAGGAGCAGGTCGAGGACTTGAAGAAGGCTTTCGAGAGTCTGCCGGGGAAGCACCATGTCGTCGTTCATGACCTGGAGCAGGTTGACAGCCAggagaaggctgccaagatcCTTGAGGAGGTGAAGCCGGACTCGGTGGTTTGGACTGCGGGTAGGTTCATATACTTGTTGTGTAGGATGGTCTGCTAAATGGTCAACAGGAGCTGGTGACAAGGGTAGTCAGGATAGAGTAGGCTCAACATACCTTTGTCTCTTAAGAGTCCTGGTTAGCTGACAAGTCCCCAGGTCCTCCGAATCGACCGTGACGCTGCAATTGCCTTTGTCAAGGCCTCGGTCGCAGTCTCTACCATCAGCCACTTCATCCAGATCTCGTACCTTGGCGCCCGTCGCGCCCAAGCTCCTTGGTGGACTCCTGAGGACTGGGCAGGCTGGAACAAGATCAACGAGACATTCCTGGGCCGCTACTACGAGGCCAAGGTCGCCTCCGACGAGGCTCTCGTGGTGGAAGCAAGAAACAGACCCGAGATCACCGCCGTTTCGGTGCGCCCTGGAGGTCTGACGgacaaggaggagggcggtgTGCTCATGGGACAGACCAAGAAGGCTCGGGGGATGACGACTCGTGCGACGACTGCGAGGGTAGTGGCCGTGatcttggaggagaaggtcaaggGTCGATGGCTGGATGTCTtggacggcgaggaggacgtAGAGACGGCCGTGCAGAGGTGTGCTCGCGACGGAACAGACTGTGCTGAAGGTGAGAACATCGTCAGTACttaacaagaccaagacaaAGGGGGCCATACCAGCAAGTGTTTGAAATAGGAGACCGAGGGAGGGGAATGTGGTACTGTAGTCCGATACTGAACCATACCCCAAGGGTCAGAGGGCGCAGAGGAATTATGGCAGATCAAATAGCACCGAGATAAGCCTGGGTACCTACGGCTGCACTGAAAGAAGCCCGCTAGCTATGGAGTTTGGCCCTCCACGCATATGACACGCCTCGCACCCCCAGTGTCACCAATGCACGGAATATCAAACTATCACGAAATATAGACTGCCTGACAAGCAAGATATCATGCATATGAGTTTTATTTCAAACGATTTACGACATCCCAGTGTAAAATTAGAGCCATATGCACCCAGCACGGCCTGTAGACCAGAGGGGTGGTGCCAAATGCCACTGGCATATCGCCCAAGATATCACTGGCAACCGAGCAGGCAACCCTCATCCTCTTTTCCCTTCCAACATCTTCTCCCACTCGTGTGCATCACAACAAATCTCTCGAGCATCGAACAAAAGTCAAGCATCGTTCAGCTCGAGTCTCCAAGTGCGCAGTCTGTTTGTGGACTACTACCGCTCTCACCTGCATCTGcatccctttttttttatttccccTACCTGGCTGGCTGTGCTTTGATTTTTGCAATCAGTAAATCCTCTGTTTGCATCCCAGAGAAGTACAAATAGCTATTCCTCTCAGGCGTCGCGGCCAGAAAAAAACCCTACCCTTTTCACAACATCGCTTCCCCTCCCGTTCCCTATCGCAACCGCATTCTTTCCCACACCCTCGCACGCGAGCGACAACGCACCTACAATCATTTCAAACATTTCTTTACCTACATTCTTTCTTTGAATTCGTCATCATGGGCTGTGGTCTGTCCAAGGAGCAGCGGCCCTCTGAGGCCAACTATGTTGGCACGGAGCTGATCAGAATGGCGCCTCCAACCCGGTATGTTTGATTTCCACGAGGCCTGGCCTTGCTTGACATTCATGTCGCTAACAAGAATCAATAGTCGACCTGGTTTCCGGCCTGATTACTCCCCTCCCCGCGGCCGGGTCATTCCTGTCCCTGTTGGGAACCCCCCTCTCTATGAGCATGTTAATGCTGGTCTTCCCGGCATGTCTCGACCTGGTACCTCGTCTGGGATCCCCACTATTCCACGAATTGACATCACGCACGATGTCATCGTTGAGCAGGATGAAGCGCTCCCTGCTCTCCCTGCCGGCGCTACCGACCAGGTTGGTGCTGAAGAGGCTGCCAACAAGGCGACGACCACCACTACTGTTGAGAGTGGGGACAAGGTTGCCACTGGCACTGTCAAGGATTCCAACTAGATCCTTCAAGGTATGCTGCCTCCTGTGAAACATGACTACAAAGGGTTCTAACGTGTttggcagcatcatcacGGGTCCACCAAGGGGACGATCATTGGAACAAGGATTTCGGGTACCTGCAGGTTGACAGCTGAGCAAAGTGTCTTTCGGGATATGGGAATTCATGTGGTTTAATCTGTCGGGGAGGTCGGAACGATTTTTCTTGGAAGCAATCAACACACTCGAGGTAGTCATCACAGTGGTCCAAATCAAACACACTGCCACGACACTTGATTGTTTCTCCGCATGAACGCAATTTGATTTGATTTAATAAACGTGACCACCTAGAATAACGACTCAAAAATATGCCCAGGTGGTTTTTGAAGCTTCTGGGGCACTGTGCGACCGTTGCTATGGGAGTGTGCGGTCACGGGATTTTGGGGTCAAGTGAGGCTCTCGTCGATAGCGTCGCTGCCACGACGACGCGTTTTTCAGGCACACAAATAAAAACGCGTAGAATAATGACATGACAATTTCAAATGGGCTCTCTAGAAGCTGTCATGAGACTAGATATTTGTCAAAGAATGCTCTTCTTGCACTACAGCAAGGGGTAGCAGCGAGTGCTGGAATCACTTCTCCGCGGATCTGGGAAAACATACGACAGAGCATGCTCAGCTGGCACAACGCGTCCAGACTCTCTCTAGGGCTAAAAACAGTGCGCATACACACAGCACACTATTTTCTTTGGTACACAATTTTGGAGGAATTTCTATCAGTTGCCTACCAGCAAGCAAGGACGTCAGGATAAACGACGTGCTAAGTGGAGCAGATGTTTGACGGATGCCGCCAGGCACCAAATAACGTTCTGCTCCATGGGTACTGTAGGTACCCATCCTTCGGTAGCACACGTGATGGGTCATGGCATCTAGACTATGGAGTACGTAGCTAGCTACAGCACACAGAGTGCGGCCACTTTGACATGGGGTTATCGACTGTAACATGATCACCACCACCCGCATAAGTACTGTGCAACTCGATGCTAGCGGCCGAGACACCATGACCATGTGCTCCCCCACGCCCCGTCGCATGGAGGTATTGGGCTGGGTCTCGGCACGATCGATCGACAAACACCGGGCGACGGGTGCATGGGTAACTGACGGGCAGTAGCGGAGTTTGAGCAATATTGAGTCGGCCGAGAGCCGAGAGCAACACGAGAGTAAAAAGACGGACGTGTTACTTAACAGACGCCCCAGCCGTAGGTGGCTTGAGGGTGAAGCCAAGGGTTCAACGACAAGCCATTTTTGCAAGGATGTTCTCGATATCAGACCAGCCCACGGTCTCCAGCCCATAGAAACTTGCTCAAATCTACGCAAAGCTGGGTCCGTCTTTTGAAACTGGCACGACAATCCCACGCCCGCATTCGCTGATTTTTTTACTCTATTCCGCATTG
This region includes:
- a CDS encoding Beta-glucosidase, with amino-acid sequence MASVDVPAILATLTLEEKVSLLAGKNLWETVPVPSKGVPNVKVSDGPNGARGASFAGGTTAACFPAACLMASTFDVKLAKRIGSALAEETQSKGARCLLAPTMCLHRHPLGGRNFESFSEDPLLTGKMAARVVEGLQDKGVSATIKHFAVNEQETDRLTVDETVSERALRELYLRPFEIAVKEANPWAVMTAYNKVNGHHADCHPFTLKKVLRGDWGWNGLVMSDWGGTNSTPDSLEAGLDLEMPGPTRWRKPEDVIAAIKEGKTSEKTIDERATNVLRFLERLGCFKDPTIPDEKAINKPEHQALIREAGSKGIVLLKNEDQILPLSKERVKGKKIALLGHAKIGLAHGGGSASVSAHYKVTPWDALHEALGDSVEFSYAKGAHTFRTLPAIAENVVGLDGKPGFTFKYYEPGSSEAIETRHGHADSEISALGSFGFLNKDISLEGVFTPQETAQYYFTCSGLGPSKLIIDDKVVYEQTENCTDAMGFLFGGVAAPEFKVALEGGRQYKLLLRTSPPAANDREDLGILEGLCGLRVGSMSETEHDRDLVSEAVEVAKNADYAVIFTGHEPFWETEGQDQVSFNLPKDGSQDRLISAVAAANPKTVVVNSTGVAIAMPWLNEIQGFLQTWYPGQECGNSIADVLTGAQTPEGHLTCTFPKKIEDCPAYGNFPGEYDNGKLKVTYKEGVFVGYRHFDRLPADKVNFPFGFGLSYTTFDFSGLEVKESGDGYTASLKVSNTGDVVGAIAVQVYVGAAQTAEENPVKQLVAFEKVTVKPGETAPVEVPVRTRDFGFFDEAKQKWVVKGGDYKFLIGKSARDIVLESTVAVKEQSFNL
- a CDS encoding Hemerythrin domain-containing protein, which produces MPGQRILLFLAAQVLFAGIAIFLSNSPYTRMSTAPTKKWADGPMKLVVTPQYETKKTDLFTTGATHMALLHNAVIRGFNSIYLQAPHVKDADKADFIGYSQTWFRFVKSHHDDEEENLFPKVKDLLGDEAVWTETHEEHESFLAPLAEFNTYLTDLSSHPVDLDSAEVIRLMDAFKVNFEHHFHSEISTIAALSSHPKAPNDDTPEGQAASLTFKTWGKKTVTKAGMLDVVPFFLLNLDRTAEEGLWANWPPMPAPVTWGLTNIAGSWYGTWWKFASCDSQGKPQELYALRGLPAEAEKDSA
- a CDS encoding NAD(P)-bd-dom domain-containing protein yields the protein MSPNRHALILGGNGKIGRLVTDILLKKSWTVTSLIRAEEQVEDLKKAFESLPGKHHVVVHDLEQVDSQEKAAKILEEVKPDSVVWTAGAGDKGSQDRVLRIDRDAAIAFVKASVAVSTISHFIQISYLGARRAQAPWWTPEDWAGWNKINETFLGRYYEAKVASDEALVVEARNRPEITAVSVRPGGLTDKEEGGVLMGQTKKARGMTTRATTARVVAVILEEKVKGRWLDVLDGEEDVETAVQRCARDGTDCAEGENIVST